A portion of the Ricinus communis isolate WT05 ecotype wild-type chromosome 10, ASM1957865v1, whole genome shotgun sequence genome contains these proteins:
- the LOC8284505 gene encoding serine/threonine-protein kinase PCRK1 gives MKCFSFYSGDKKDEPKTTKLVSVQSTNSAFTDREVGRSSEFNYPDVSGTSIESIDRPSFPSMSQRPSNLRVFTVAELKSATRNFSRSVMLGEGGFGCVYRGSIKSLEDPTKKLEVAVKQLGKRGMQGHKEWVTEVNVLGVVEHPNLVKLVGYCADDDERGIQRLLIYEFMPNGSVEDHLSARSDAPIPWAMRLRIAQDAARGLTYLHEEMGFQIIFRDFKSSNILLDEQWNAKLSDFGLARLGPSEGLTHVSTAVVGTMGYAAPEYVQTGRLTSKSDVWSYGVFLYELITGRRPLDRNRPRSEQKLLEWVKPYLADAKKFPQILDPRLEGKYPLRSAQKLATIANRCLVRNPKARPKMSEVLEMVNRIVDASSEASSPQLSFKSSITMETSRDHKTKNKRRKVDLKGRESGWFSRMWAPKLIRTC, from the exons ATGAAGTGCTTCTCATTTTACAGTGGCGATAAGAAGGACGAACCAAAGACTACAAAGTTGGTCTCTGTTCAATCAACAAATTCTGCATTTACTGATCGTGAAGTAGGGAGATCtagtgaatttaattatcCAGATGTTTCGGGCACCAGCATAGAATCCATCGATAGGCCCTCATTTCCTAGTATGTCTCAAAGACCCAGCAATCTCAGAGTGTTCACAGTTGCTGAGCTTAAATCAGCTACCAGAAATTTTAGCCGTTCCGTCATGCTTGGAGAAGGTGGATTTGGTTGTGTCTATAGAGGTTCTATCAAGAGCTTGGAGGACCCAACTAAAAAACTTGAAGTTGCAGTGAAACAACTTGGTAAAAGAGGGATGCAG GGCCATAAAGAATGGGTCACAGAAGTGAATGTTCTTGGGGTGGTTGAGCATCCAAACCTTGTCAAATTAGTTGGCTATTGTGCTGACGATGATGAAAGAGGAATCCAGCGCCTtttgatttatgaatttatgccTAATGGAAGTGTGGAGGATCATTTATCTGCTCGTTCAGATGCACCTATTCCATGGGCCATGAGGTTGAGGATAGCTCAAGATGCTGCTCGTGGGTTAACATACCTTCATGAAGAAATGGGTTTTCAg ATTATCTTCAGGGACTTCAAATCTTCAAATATTCTCCTAGATGAGCAGTGGAATGCTAAACTGTCAGATTTTGGATTGGCTAGGTTGGGACCTTCAGAAGGACTGACCCATGTTTCAACAGCA GTTGTGGGAACCATGGGATATGCAGCTCCTGAATATGTCCAAACCGGACGTCTCACTTCCAAGAGTGACGTTTGGAGCTATGGAGTCTTTCTCTACGAGCTCATCACAGGTCGACGACCTTTAGATCGAAATCGACCCAGGAGTGAGCAGAAGCTTTTGGAATGGGTTAAGCCATACCTAGCAGATGCGAAAAAATTTCCACAAATATTGGACCCGAGGCTGGAGGGAAAATATCCCTTAAGATCAGCCCAAAAGCTTGCAACTATAGCCAACCGATGCTTAGTCAGAAATCCCAAGGCTCGTCCAAAGATGAGCGAGGTTTTGGAAATGGTAAACCGAATTGTGGATGCATCATCAGAAGCATCGAGTCCTCAACTATCATTCAAGAGTTCAATCACTATGGAAACTTCACGGGACCATAAAacgaaaaataaaagaagaaaagtagaCTTGAAAGGCAGAGAAAGTGGTTGGTTTTCTCGGATGTGGGCTCCAAAGCTTATCAGAACATGTTGA
- the LOC8284506 gene encoding putative white-brown complex homolog protein 30, translating into MSGVKIKICSVVYVLLFLVVVSNLLPCVYCVDGGDYSQTGNPALLPLITQMIYNRLSNLSTVFSDAILDTSGFCVKNVKADWNGAFDFTGELDFLTNCIKKTKGDLTHRLCTAAEIKFYFKSLFERREAGSNYLKPNKNCNLSSWLSGCEPGWGCSTSQKQKAVMENTKDIPARTQDCQPCCEGFFCPQGLTCMIPCPLGSYCPVAKLNKTTGVCDPYSYQIPPGQPNHTCGAADIWSDVGSASEIFCPPGAYCPTTTLKVPCSSGHYCMTGSTYQKACFKLTTCKSNTANQNLRAYGVILIASLTTLLLIIVNCSDQALSTRERKAAKSREAAARQARETAQARERWKTAKDGAKKRAFGLQQQFSRTFSRQKSRMQPELKGTGQTKHTSDDTSSSATGKTKKNEPTNLTKMMRAIEDDPNSPEGFNIEIGDKNIKKNMPKGKQLHTHSQIFKYAYGQLEKERAMQEQQQNLTFSGIISMATDTDIKTRPVIEVAFKDLTLTLKGKNRHLLRCVTGKIMPGRVSAVMGPSGAGKTTFLSALAGKATGCTMKGSILINGKNEPIHSYKKIIGFVPQDDIVHGNLTVEENLRFNARCRLSDDMPKADKVLVIERVIEALGLQAVRDSLVGTVEKRGISGGQRKRVNVGIEMVMEPSLLILDEPTSGLDSASSQLLLKALRREALEGVNICMVVHQPSYALFKMFDDLILLAKGGITVYHGSAKKVEEYFAGLGIIVPEHVTPPDHYIDILEGIVKPEANVTHEQLPIRWMLHNGYAVPPDMLHLCDGLGAGSTTSNSTEPSAADTEQSFAGDLWQDMKCNVELQKDYIQSNFQKSNDLSNRRTPSVSRQYRYFLGRVGKQRLREARLQAVDYLILLLAGACLGTLTEVDDETFGSTGYTFTVIAISLLCKIAALRSFSLDKLHYWRESASGISSLAYFLSKDTLDHFNTFVKPLVYLSMFYFFNNPRSSFTDNYIVLICLVYCVTGVAYIFAIYLEPSPAQLWSVLLPVVLTLIATQEQQTGLVKHLGSLCYPKWAMEAFIIANAERYSGVWLITRCHSLLESGYDLGHWSLCLELLILTGILCRFIAYFLLVTFQKK; encoded by the exons ATGAGTGGAGTGAAGATCAAAATTTGCTCGGTGGtttatgttttattgtttcttgtagtcgtttcaaatttattgccTTGTGTTTATTGTGTTGATGGGGGTGATTATAGTCAGACAGGTAACCCAGCCTTGCTTCCCCTTATCACACAGATGATATATAACCGGCTTTCGAATCTCAGCACAGTATTCAGTGATGCTATACTAGATACATCTGGTTTTTGCGTAAAAAATGT GAAAGCAGATTGGAATGGGGCATTCGATTTCACTGGAGAATTAGATTTCTTAACAAATTGTATAAAGAAGACCAAAG GGGATCTCACACATCGACTATGTACAGCAGcagaaataaaattctatttcaaGAGTCTCTTTGAGAGGCGGGAAGCAGGTTCCAATTACTTGAAACCTAATAAGAACTGCAACTTGAGTTCTTGGCTTTCTGGTTGTGAACCAGGATGGGGTTGTAGTACTAGCCAAAAGCAGAAAGCTGTTATGGAAAATACAAAGGACATACCTGCTAGGACTCAAGATTGTCAACCTTGTTGTGAGGGTTTCTTCTGCCCACAAGGTCTCACTTGCATGATAC CTTGCCCATTAGGTTCCTATTGTCCAGTTGcaaaacttaataaaacaaCCGGAGTATGTGACCC ATATAGTTACCAAATACCTCCCGGACAGCCAAATCATACCTGTGGTGCTGCAGATATCTGGTCTGATGTTGGTAGTGCTAGTGAAATCTTTTGTCCGCCAGGAGCATACTGCCCAACGACCACTCTTAAAGTCCCTTGCAGTAGTGG ACATTACTGCATGACGGGTTCCACTTATCAAAAAg CGTGCTTCAAGTTGACTACCTGTAAATCAAATACTGCCAATCAAAATCTTCGTGCCTATGGGGTTATTCTTATC GCTTCGCTGACGACTCTGCTTCTCATTATTGTTAACTGCTCTGACCAAGCTCTCTCTACACGAGAAAGAAAAGCAGCCAAGTCTAGAGAAGCTGCAGCAAGACAAGCAAGAGAAACTGCACAAGCACGTGAAAGGTGGAAAACTGCAAAAGATGGTGCCAAGAAACGTGCATTTGGATTGCAACAACAGTTTTCACGTACATTTTCTCGCCAAAAATCTAGAATGCAACCAGAGCTGAAGGGTACAGGTCAAACTAAACACACGTCAGATGATACATCATCATCTGCAACTggtaaaacaaagaaaaatgagcCAACCAACCTCACAAAAATGATGCGTGCTATTGAGGATGATCCAAATAGTCCTGAAGGATTTAATATAGAGATCGGagataaaaacattaaaaagaatatgccAAAGGGTAAACAATTGCATACTCACAGTCAAATTTTTAAGTATGCATATGGTCAACTTGAGAAGGAGAGAGCTATGCAGGAGCAGCAACAGAACTTGACCTTCTCAGGGATAATCTCAATGGCTACAGATACTGATATCAAAACAAGACCAGTGATAGAGGTTGCTTTTAAGGACTTAACCCTCACTTTGAAAGGGAAAAATAGACATCTTCTTAGGTGTGTGACTGGGAAAATTATGCCAGGCAGAGTTTCTGCTGTCATGGGTCCATCAGGAGCTGGCAAGACAACTTTTCTTTCTGCTTTGGCGGGAAAAGCAACTGGATGCACTATGAAAGGTTCAATTCTTATAAATGGAAAAAATGAACCTATTCACtcttataagaaaattattggTTTTGTGCCACAAGATGATATCGTGCATGGCAACTTGACAGTGGAAGAGAATCTCCGATTCAATGCAAGGTGCAG ATTATCTGATGATATGCCTAAAGCAGACAAGGTTTTGGTTATCGAAAGAGTTATCGAGGCCTTGGGATTACAGGCTGTGAGAGATTCTTTGGTTGGGACAGTGGAGAAGCGAGGAATTTCTGGAGGCCAGAGAAAACGTGTGAATGTTGGGATTGAAATGGTGATGGAACCTTCTCTATTGATTTTGGATGAGCCCACATCTGGTTTGGACAGTGCTTCTTCACAGTTACTTTTAAAGGCACTGCGACGTGAAGCTCTGGAAGGGGTAAATATCTGCATGGTCGTGCATCAGCCTAG TTATGCCTTGTTCAAGATGTTTGATGACTTGATACTTCTAGCAAAAGGTGGCATTACTGTGTATCATGGATCAGCAAAGAAAGTTGAAGAGTACTTTGCTGGCCTCGGGATTATTGTACCAGAGCATGTTACTCCTCCAGACCACTACATTGACATTCTAGAAGGTATAGTGAAACCAGAAGCAAATGTGACTCATGAACAGCTGCCTATAAGATGGATGCTACATAATGGGTATGCAGTGCCCCCAGATATGCTGCATCTTTGTGATGGACTTGGTGCAGGCTCGACTACAAGTAATTCAACAGAACCTAGTGCTGCCGATACTGAACAGTCTTTTGCTGGAGATCTGTGGCAGGATATGAAGTGCAATGTTGAACTACAAAAAGATTATATACAGAGCAATTTTCAAAAGTCTAATGATTTATCCAACCGAAGAACTCCTAGTGTAAGCCGCCAGTATCGATATTTTCTTGGGAG GGTTGGCAAGCAACGACTACGAGAAGCTAGACTACAAGCAGTTGATTATCTTATTCTATTATTAGCCGGAGCCTGCTTAGGAACTCTTACAGAAGTGGATGATGAAACATTTGGGTCCACTGGCTATACTTTCACTGTCATTGCTATTT CATTGCTATGCAAGATTGCAGCATTAAGGTCATTTTCTCTGGACAAATTACACTACTGGAGAGAGAGTGCATCTGGAATCAGCAGTCTAGCTTATTTTCTATCAAAAGATACACTTGACCATTTCAATACATTTGTCAAACCTCTGGTTTATTTATCCATGTTCTATTTCTTCAACAATCCTAGGTCAAGTTTTACAGACAATTACATTGTTTTGATTTGCCTTGTATACTGTGTGACTGGCGTTGCTTATATATTTGCCATCTACCTCGAACCTAGTCCTGCCCAACTG TGGTCAGTGCTTCTTCCTGTTGTCCTAACTCTCATTGCAACTCAGGAGCAACAAACTGGACTAGTGAAGCATTTGGGATCTTTGTGCTACCCGAAATGGGCCATGGAAGCTTTTATCATTGCAAATGCAGAAAG GTACTCCGGGGTCTGGCTGATAACTCGCTGCCACTCGTTACTAGAAAGCGGCTATGATCTCGGTCACTGGAGTCTTTGCTTGGAACTTCTCATTCTTACCGGCATACTCTGCCGTTTTATAGCTTACTTTCTGCTGGTTACCTTCCAAAAGAAATGA
- the LOC8284508 gene encoding uncharacterized protein LOC8284508 isoform X2 has product MMTYAASKNLDAKSKWIKIDEPFVPSLEDDATEVQHLLTEPKSDNVSVEGVLCFDKENSWKHLELDDFAYGFDYGLKRNYGAQGRGIIQGQDDLELGDLDGLLDEVDEVDDIHAANDISGACEDFLLDVELAEKISDLDCAPSGRSHLGNSSSESQSPGFSGSSNGALVLSESSTATNSESECKIGSLEKKVVKCELNDSSGGKWEYQKIVRDGTFMTSHDLENFDELDDAKPLESSISSDENEKKAVQPGKMSLRQKRLRKPTKRFIEEFSAPKSKHLMEAEKNLATASKDKRLKIKSEDCGGALTYVPKEESLSETITQETPDDDEKLSDLRSRCITERQKISSSALKGKLLKKLNHVRGFKSSPRDESFAVTDTQVAFESRPRRGRPKKPPSVSVLESDDDHTASESEDDSAKRRRSKKSGDRRKHQRMWTLSEVSKLIDGIAQYGTGRWTDIKKLFFASSAYRTPIDLRDKWRNLLRASSVQKQKLKQNKKEVEQKLKQTMRPLPKSVIRRICELASLHPYPRFTPGGRYIRRKNN; this is encoded by the exons ATGATGACTTATGCAGCATCGAAAAATCTGGATGCAAAGAGTAAATGG ATAAAAATAGACGAACCTTTTGTTCCTTCATTGGAAGATGATGCAACAGAAGTTCAGCATTTACTTACAGAACCTAAATCTGATAATGTTTCTGTCGAAGGTGTATTATGTTTTGATAAGGAGAATTCATGGAAACACTTGGAGCTTGACGATTTTGCATATGGATTTGACTATggactaaaaagaaattatg GTGCGCAAGGTCGTGGTATTATTCAAGGGCAAGATGATTTGGAACTTGGA GATCTCGATGGATTGCTGGATGAAGTTGATGAAGTAGATGATATTCATGCAGCGAATGACATCTCTGGGGCTTGTGaagattttcttttgg ATGTTGAATTGGCTGAGAAGATTTCTGACCTAGACTGTGCTCCATCTGGAAGATCACATTTGGGAAACTCAAGTTCAGAAAGTCAATCTCCAGGATTTAGTGGAAGTAGCAATGGTGCTCTTGTGTTGTCGGAGTCGTCAACAGCAACTAATTCAGAGTCTGAATGCAAGATTGGTTCACTTGAGAAGAAAGTGGTCAAATGTGAGTTAAATGACTCATCTGGTGGCAAATGGGAATATCAAAAAATAGTTAGGGATGGCACATTTATGACTTCACATGATTTGGAGAATTTTGATGAGTTGGATGATGCAAAGCCTTTAGAAAGTAGCATATCTTCCGATGAGAATGAAAAGAAAGCTGTCCAACCTGGAAAAATGAGTCTCAGACAGAAGAGATTGCGCAAGCCTACTAAGAGGTTTATTGAAGAATTTTCAGCTCCAAAATCAAAACATTTGATGGAAGCAGAAAAAAATTTGGCTACTGCTTCAAAGGATAAACGCCTGAAGATCAAATCCGAAGATTGTGGGGGAGCATTGACATATGTACCGAAGGAGGAGTCTTTAAGTGAGACTATTACTCAAGAAACACCGGATGACGATGAAAAACTTTCAGATCTGAGATCAAGGTGTATAACTGAAAGgcaaaaaatttcttcttctgcttTAAAGGGGAAACTCTTGAAGAAGCTTAATCATGTGAGAGGATTCAAATCTTCTCCAAGAGATGAGTCTTTTGCAGTAACTGATACTCAAGTAGCATTTGAATCTCGGCCTCGAAGGGGACGGCCAAAGAAACCCCCTTCTGTTTCG GTTCTTGAATCTGATGATGATCATACTGCATCTGAGTCTGAAGATGACTCCGCAAAGAGAAGAAGATCTAAGAAGAGCGGCGATCGAAGAAAGCATCAAAGAATGTGGACTCTTTCTGAGGTGTCAAAGTTGATTGATGGTATTGCTCAGTATGGAACTGGAAGATGGACTGATATAAAGAAGCTTTTCTTTGCTTCATCTGCATATCGCACACCTATAGATCTGAGG GATAAATGGAGAAATCTTCTAAGAGCTAGCTCTGTACAGAAACAGAAACTGAAACAGAACAAGAAAGAG GTTGAACAAAAGCTGAAGCAAACCATGCGGCCCTTGCCAAAGTCTGTGATACGCCGAATTTGTGAACTAGCCTCTCTTCATCCGTATCCTAGGTTTACTCCTGGTGGCAGATACATACGTAGAAAGAATAATTGA
- the LOC8284507 gene encoding translin, whose translation MKSAFRNAYILSLYRSLNPNILASISLTTLPSSARPLSALQNAPFRSLCSTICFSSLTMAATGDRNSSSPPTLENQFKEFRTHLEESGSVREKIRSVVSEIESSSRCIHVSLLLVHQSRPVSEILEEAKAQIEVLKKLYSQLADIIKDRPGQFYRYHGDWKSETQTVVSLLAFMHWLETGNLLLHSEAEEKLGLNSSEFGLDIEDYLIGICFMSNEMPRYVVNRVTAGDYDCPRKVLKFLTDLHAAFRMLNLRNDFLRKKFDGMKYDLRRVEEVYYDVKIRGLASNGDLVADQIVEGQS comes from the exons atgaaatcgGCGTTTCGAAACGCCTACATCCTTTCACTCTACCGCTCCTTAAACCCTAACATCCTCGCTTCCATTTCTCTCACTACCCTCCCTTCCTCTGCCAGACCTCTTTCTGCTCTCCAAAACGCACCGTTTCGTTCTCTCTGCTCAACCATCTGTTTCTCCTCTTTAACAATGGCTGCCACAGGTGACAGGAACTCATCTTCACCTCCTACACTAGAAAATCAGTTCAAGGAGTTCCGTACACATCTAGAAGAATCCGGAAGCGTACGAGAGAAAATTCGATCAGTAGTCTCGGAAATCGAGTCCTCTTCTAGATGCATCCATGTCAGTCTCCTTCTCGTTCACCAGTCTCGCCCTGTTTCAG AGATCTTAGAAGAGGCTAAAGCACAAATTGAAGTCTTAAAGAAACTTTATAGCCAACTCGCAGATATTATTAAAGATCGCCCTGGTCAATTTTAtag GTATCATGGAGATTGGAAAAGTGAAACGCAAACAGTGGTTTCTTTGCTTGCTTTTATGCATTGGTTAGAGACTGGAAATTTGCTTTTACATTCTGAAGCTGAGGAAAAACTTGGAT TGAATAGTTCAGAGTTTGGTTTGGACATTGAGGACTATCTGATTG GTATTTGCTTCATGTCAAATGAAATG CCTCGATATGTGGTGAACCGAGTAACTGCTGGGGACTATGATTGCCCAAGAAAGGTGTTGAAGTTCTTGACAGATCTTCATGCTGCTTTTCGCATGCTTAATCTCCGGAATGATTTTCTGCGCAAGAAGTTTGATG GCATGAAGTATGATCTAAGAAGAGTTGAAGAAGTATACTATGATGTTAAGATCCGAGGTCTAGCAAGCAACGGAGATTTAGTTGCAGACCAGATAGTTGAAGGTCAGTCATAG
- the LOC8284510 gene encoding indole-3-acetic acid-induced protein ARG7, which produces MENIKREFRKACSNKWRKTGSRVIPCAGCEHCCQWGLWTSLQEGKSIPRDVPKGHLVVYVGENCKRFVIKISLLGHPLFRALLDQAKDEYDYTADSKLCIPCDESIFLDVVRCASSPQSGKTCLWL; this is translated from the coding sequence ATGGAGAATATAAAGAGGGAATTCAGGAAGGCGTGTTCTAACAAGTGGAGGAAAACGGGGAGTAGAGTGATACCTTGTGCAGGATGTGAACACTGTTGTCAGTGGGGTTTGTGGACTTCATTGCAAGAAGGGAAATCAATCCCAAGAGATGTGCCCAAAGGTCATTTAGTAGTGTATGTAGGGGAAAACTGCAAAAGATTTGTAATCAAGATAAGCTTACTTGGGCATCCGCTCTTCAGGGCGTTGCTAGATCAAGCTAAAGATGAGTATGACTACACTGCTGACTCTAAACTCTGTATTCCTTGCGACGAGAGCATTTTCTTGGACGTTGTTCGATGTGCTAGCTCTCCACAAAGTGGAAAGACCTGCCTGTGGCTTTAg
- the LOC8284508 gene encoding uncharacterized protein LOC8284508 isoform X1, whose amino-acid sequence MLGNEMDSGAHSNKKFANMKCQRIKIDEPFVPSLEDDATEVQHLLTEPKSDNVSVEGVLCFDKENSWKHLELDDFAYGFDYGLKRNYGAQGRGIIQGQDDLELGDLDGLLDEVDEVDDIHAANDISGACEDFLLDVELAEKISDLDCAPSGRSHLGNSSSESQSPGFSGSSNGALVLSESSTATNSESECKIGSLEKKVVKCELNDSSGGKWEYQKIVRDGTFMTSHDLENFDELDDAKPLESSISSDENEKKAVQPGKMSLRQKRLRKPTKRFIEEFSAPKSKHLMEAEKNLATASKDKRLKIKSEDCGGALTYVPKEESLSETITQETPDDDEKLSDLRSRCITERQKISSSALKGKLLKKLNHVRGFKSSPRDESFAVTDTQVAFESRPRRGRPKKPPSVSVLESDDDHTASESEDDSAKRRRSKKSGDRRKHQRMWTLSEVSKLIDGIAQYGTGRWTDIKKLFFASSAYRTPIDLRDKWRNLLRASSVQKQKLKQNKKEVEQKLKQTMRPLPKSVIRRICELASLHPYPRFTPGGRYIRRKNN is encoded by the exons ATGCTTGGAAATGAAATGGATAGCGGAGCACATTCGAATAAGAAGTTTGCCAATATGAAATGCCAAAGG ATAAAAATAGACGAACCTTTTGTTCCTTCATTGGAAGATGATGCAACAGAAGTTCAGCATTTACTTACAGAACCTAAATCTGATAATGTTTCTGTCGAAGGTGTATTATGTTTTGATAAGGAGAATTCATGGAAACACTTGGAGCTTGACGATTTTGCATATGGATTTGACTATggactaaaaagaaattatg GTGCGCAAGGTCGTGGTATTATTCAAGGGCAAGATGATTTGGAACTTGGA GATCTCGATGGATTGCTGGATGAAGTTGATGAAGTAGATGATATTCATGCAGCGAATGACATCTCTGGGGCTTGTGaagattttcttttgg ATGTTGAATTGGCTGAGAAGATTTCTGACCTAGACTGTGCTCCATCTGGAAGATCACATTTGGGAAACTCAAGTTCAGAAAGTCAATCTCCAGGATTTAGTGGAAGTAGCAATGGTGCTCTTGTGTTGTCGGAGTCGTCAACAGCAACTAATTCAGAGTCTGAATGCAAGATTGGTTCACTTGAGAAGAAAGTGGTCAAATGTGAGTTAAATGACTCATCTGGTGGCAAATGGGAATATCAAAAAATAGTTAGGGATGGCACATTTATGACTTCACATGATTTGGAGAATTTTGATGAGTTGGATGATGCAAAGCCTTTAGAAAGTAGCATATCTTCCGATGAGAATGAAAAGAAAGCTGTCCAACCTGGAAAAATGAGTCTCAGACAGAAGAGATTGCGCAAGCCTACTAAGAGGTTTATTGAAGAATTTTCAGCTCCAAAATCAAAACATTTGATGGAAGCAGAAAAAAATTTGGCTACTGCTTCAAAGGATAAACGCCTGAAGATCAAATCCGAAGATTGTGGGGGAGCATTGACATATGTACCGAAGGAGGAGTCTTTAAGTGAGACTATTACTCAAGAAACACCGGATGACGATGAAAAACTTTCAGATCTGAGATCAAGGTGTATAACTGAAAGgcaaaaaatttcttcttctgcttTAAAGGGGAAACTCTTGAAGAAGCTTAATCATGTGAGAGGATTCAAATCTTCTCCAAGAGATGAGTCTTTTGCAGTAACTGATACTCAAGTAGCATTTGAATCTCGGCCTCGAAGGGGACGGCCAAAGAAACCCCCTTCTGTTTCG GTTCTTGAATCTGATGATGATCATACTGCATCTGAGTCTGAAGATGACTCCGCAAAGAGAAGAAGATCTAAGAAGAGCGGCGATCGAAGAAAGCATCAAAGAATGTGGACTCTTTCTGAGGTGTCAAAGTTGATTGATGGTATTGCTCAGTATGGAACTGGAAGATGGACTGATATAAAGAAGCTTTTCTTTGCTTCATCTGCATATCGCACACCTATAGATCTGAGG GATAAATGGAGAAATCTTCTAAGAGCTAGCTCTGTACAGAAACAGAAACTGAAACAGAACAAGAAAGAG GTTGAACAAAAGCTGAAGCAAACCATGCGGCCCTTGCCAAAGTCTGTGATACGCCGAATTTGTGAACTAGCCTCTCTTCATCCGTATCCTAGGTTTACTCCTGGTGGCAGATACATACGTAGAAAGAATAATTGA